From Cyclopterus lumpus isolate fCycLum1 chromosome 4, fCycLum1.pri, whole genome shotgun sequence, a single genomic window includes:
- the LOC117729367 gene encoding ferroxidase HEPHL1-like, translating to MTREYFLRIEEVSWNYAPSGMNIIQNITLQEDEEASVFLKRGPQRIGSTYKKAVYKQYSDATYRTEVMKAEWMGILGPLLMAEEGDTVFVHLKNAATRPYSIHPHGLNYSKGNEGALYPDGPVLRAEEKDTIKVVFKNKASRPYSIQPHGVQYSIEQDGTLYHNELEESYTAKKLRELKREPRVVTPSPAAHVLPGTLHTYEWMVPLGAGPVQGEADCLTYLYYSGVDPVKDTQSGLVGPLLVCRPGSLKRGIQKNYNKEFHLMATMFDENLSWYLDDNIESLTTAPQKSTVNKNDEGFMESNKMHAINGFVYRNLPGLTMCKGDGIQCLKHIFPRSFGMKKEVEEFALLFMIFDENESCKKVEDSHAATERTIPLFIQLMSLRTRQFDPPLSFQGDATKSL from the exons ATGACCAGAGAGTACTTCCTCAGGATAGAGGAGGTGTCTTGGAACTACGCCCCAAGTGGGATGAACATCATTCAAAACATCACACTGCAGGAGGATGA ggAAGCCTCAGTCTTTTTAAAGAGGGGGCCCCAGCGTATTGGCTCCACCTACAAGAAGGCCGTGTATAAGCAGTACAGCGACGCCACCTACAGGacagaggtgatgaaggcggaATGGATGGGCATCCTGGGACCCCTGTTGATGGCCGAGGAGGGAGACACCGTGTTTGTCCACCTGAAGAACGCGGCGACCAGACCTTACAGCATCCACCCACACGGACTGAACTACAGCAAGGGCAATGAGG GAGCCCTTTACCCAGACG GTCCTGTGCTGCGAGCTGAAGAGAAGGACACTATCAAGGTGGTGTTTAAGAACAAAGCCAGCCGGCCTTACAGTATACAGCCACACGGTGTTCAGTACAGCATAGAACAGGATGGGACGCTCTATCACAATGAACTGGAAG AGTCCTATACAGCAAAGAAACTGCGGGAGTTAAAGAGGGAACCAA gAGTGGTGACCCCTTCTCCTGCTGCTCATGTCCTACCTGGGACATTGCACACCTATGAATGGATGGTGCCATTGGGTGCTGGTCCAGTCCAAGGGGAGGCTGACTGTCTGACCTATCTGTACTACTCTGGAGTGGACCCTGTTAAAGACACTCAGTCTGGACTGGTTGGACCGCTCCTTGTCTGTCGCCCTGGTTCACTGAAAAGAGGAATACAA aaaaactacaacaaagagTTCCACCTCATGGCCACAATGTTTGATGAGAACCTGAGCTGGTATCTGGACGACAACATTGAGTCCCTCACCACTGCTCCCCAGAAGTCTACTGTTAACAAGAACGACGAGGGCTTTATGGAAAGCAACAAGATGCACG CAATCAACGGCTTTGTGTATAGGAACCTCCCAGGCCTGACCATGTGTAAGGGGGATGGGATTCAATGCCTAAAACATATCTTTCCCAG GAGTTTCGGTATGAAAAAGGAAGTGGAAGAGTTTGCGCTgctttttatgatttttgatGAGAATGAAAGCTG CAAGAAGGTTGAGGACTCTCATGCTGCCACAGAGCGGACGATTCCTCTTTTCATCCAGCTGATGTCACTGCGAACCAGGCAGTTTGATCCACCGCTGAGTTTTCAAGGCGATGCAACTAAAAGCCTTTGA